A segment of the Denticeps clupeoides chromosome 2, fDenClu1.1, whole genome shotgun sequence genome:
TGGATGTTGATGGTAATGTCAGGCATGCTGCTGATGTCTTTGCAGTTCACCACGGCCTAGTCAGTTAGAAAGTAGAATTGAGCaccactttattttattatagtaCAATTATGAAACTGTCTTTCAACGTAGCATTTCTACTTACGTCACCATTATTCATGGTGGCACCAACTGCACTGTTGATGCTGCTAATGTCGCTGGTTGGTCCAATAATAAGAGAGGTACCAGTGTCCACGATGGCCTGGCATCCACCATGGCATGCGATGACATTGCCATTAACAGTGATGCTGCGAAATAGCAATCCCAGAGCAACtttaaatcagtagttacagggactgtccccctggagacactcagggctaattgtcttgctcagggatacacttgtggtaagtggggtttggacctgtgactttgtggtcttctggttcagacacaagtgtgttgcccactaggctactaccatcccctAGACAAAAACTCAATGCTTTGTCTATTTTGCGCTATATAAAGTATAAAAGACCCCTGGGGAGGAAAATACAGACATACCTGTCTACAGTGATCTGCCAGTAGGTTTCAGCAGACAGAGGGACCCAGGTAATGGCGCCAGTGTAATGACTGTTATCAACCCCTCCAAAGATCACTTCACTACCAGCAACAGCATTTCTGAAGACATGAGCACAATGGTTGACTCGTTCATTagtaatacaaaaaatatattttgaagtGATTCTCACCATAAAAAGCGGATCTGCACAAGATGACAAGCCTGTAACTCTCGTCACTTTACCTGCTTAGGTAGACGGAGAAGTAGTCCTGCACCAGGCCCTGCTTCACCATGTTGTTGAAGACGGGCTGAGCGCCAGAAGCAGCGAGCCTGGGGAAGGCCAGGCCCAAGATACCGTCAGCCTTCATATGAGACATGAACGGAGCCTCAGTTTGGCTCAAGCCAAAGATCTGTTTTGGCACCTGGATACCACCAACCtatagaaaacagaaaataatggcTTCAACTAAACTTGAAGATGGTTTCAATATATGTGCTTTTGCCATTTTCCTCACTTCAACAGTGTCATATGCCAGGAAACCAGTCATGCTTCCAGTTCCATACCGAATTCTCAAGGGTTTTCCTGCGTTCTTGTAGGTGGACGACAGGCTTGGGCTGAATTTTTGGTGGTTATCTACAACATGATTCATCACTGGATGTCATTAAAATTCATTGCGGTGAATTCATTCAAGTTGTTTGGCCATGTTCTACTCACTGCAAGCTGCGCTGCTACAATAGACAGAGGGGACCCAGAGATTGGAGGAGCCAGTGTCAAAGATGACTTTGAAGGACTGTGGGGGGGTACCAATGGAGATGACCCCAAAGTAAGCAAGCTGTAATGAGTTCATTAAAGAAGAAGCGTGAGACACGTAGACTATAAAGCGATTACATGTGTATAATTAATGCTCACATCAGCATCGTTTGTCATTTGTTCATCGCCAACAGCGTAGCCAAACTTGTCCGTTGGGTTGTAGGGGTATCTCTTTCTGTACTCCTCCCATAGACCCTTCTCTTCCAGAGACTCCCTGGCGGTCTTGCCTTTAATTAGCGGAACCCTAGATGAGAGATTGTGTGATTAGAATTATGTTGCATGGAGGTTTTACAGTATTTTCCATGTGACATAGCAGCCACAGTAGCCTACCTGACTAGACACTCAGACAGTGCCACCATGGCACACAGAACAATGGCCCACTTCATAATGGCAGCTTGGCATGGAACCTTCCTAGTTTCTGAGCTGTGGCTGCATATATAGCACTTTTTATTTGTCCAGACACATTCGTTTTTTATCAGCCAGATAAAGAAAAGCACAGATATACTTTATCCTGATATCCCGGTGATAACGAGTACTGGGATGCTGTGCACCAGAGTCAATAGAACACACAGGTTCCTGCATTGgtccaaaaaatatttaaactctTACAGATTTTTGATATAGGGAAATGCTACTGGTGTGTCCTGTGTGACGTGaagtggaaataaaatgaatgaaagcagATAATGTTCGGTGTTGTGAATTATgcccttctgtttttttcagtcacatttttCTTGCAAATGTACAACTCTCTTAATTTCTTAtcttaaaaagcattttaaagaaaCGTTGGCTAAAATTGGCTACAGACTATATAAATGCGTTACTTCCATTTTGCTGACCTTTTTAAGCACTGATAAAGTTGGACAATCACATTAagtatttatttgaattagATTTGTTTGAAATGCATTCGACTGGTTTCGGAATATCTAGTTTTTGTGGGTTACAGAGGGGGTTCCGAAAAGGTGAATTTGAGGTCCATTCTACATCACCATTATGCAATTGTTATGCTTATAATGTCATGCTCATGTCCATTGTGTTTCTGGGTCTGTTCAAGCAGGCATCGAGATCCTGCAGCTTTGCTTAGATACCTTTCTATTAATCTTAAACTGATTACAAACAAGACATAATTCGTGACATCTGGTGACATGCTCAATTCcagaaaatgaccaaaaatgtaaatgcaaagatCATAAAGACTCCTTTTGGCAGTGAAGTGAGGCAAAGGACATTTTTATGCTGTCAAAATCAATTCTCTGCTCTCCTACATACAAATCAAAACCATCTTTCAAAGACAGTTGTATCCCCTACAGCAATTCATATTATAAAGAATACGGTGGTATTCAAAACATTACTGATATCATAGACTCATAAATCCTATAGCATCAAAAAAACCAATAACCACCAATAATTTAACCTATTTTGGATTTtagataaatatattttgttcatatattttttttgttccaatctaaatttttttatctttaaaaatgtgGTAAATCCCTgatacatttccaaaaaaaataggcgaacaaatgaatgacattgtctgaaggacatccGTCCTTTCTATTCCATTCCTTATCAGACACATACAGGAAACTTTTTCC
Coding sequences within it:
- the LOC114776216 gene encoding pepsin A-like, whose product is MKWAIVLCAMVALSECLVRVPLIKGKTARESLEEKGLWEEYRKRYPYNPTDKFGYAVGDEQMTNDADLAYFGVISIGTPPQSFKVIFDTGSSNLWVPSVYCSSAACNNHQKFSPSLSSTYKNAGKPLRIRYGTGSMTGFLAYDTVEVGGIQVPKQIFGLSQTEAPFMSHMKADGILGLAFPRLAASGAQPVFNNMVKQGLVQDYFSVYLSRNAVAGSEVIFGGVDNSHYTGAITWVPLSAETYWQITVDSITVNGNVIACHGGCQAIVDTGTSLIIGPTSDISSINSAVGATMNNGDAVVNCKDISSMPDITINIHGHAFTLPASTYVRSLHSQGYSCRTGFSHGRSNLWILGDVFLREYYSIYNMADNSVGLAKSV